A region of the Drosophila subpulchrella strain 33 F10 #4 breed RU33 chromosome 3L, RU_Dsub_v1.1 Primary Assembly, whole genome shotgun sequence genome:
ACAGAAAGGTGGATATCCAGGTGAACATCTCCAGCTTGCCCTGCTTAGAGAACTTTTTCAGCTCCTTGGCCTGCATAAACATCGGCTTCAGGGCGACTATGATTACGCCTGCCAGAACGCACTAAGAGAAGGGatattaaattgaataaaataataaaatcattCAAGATATATTTTGAACTCACCCTGGGCAAACTGCCGAAGAAGGGACCGATCCACATGAGGGTGACCACCACCAACGAGGCGGAGACCAACGAAGCGATCTGTGAAACCCCACCCGTCTGATCCTGGATCACGGATCTCGACAAGGAGCACGCCATTGGAATGCAGGAGAAGCAGCCGCCCACCATGTTGCCAATGCCCATGGCGAATAGTTCCTGGTTCGGCCTCACCTCATAGCCATGCTTCTTGGCGAATGTCAGGCCCATGGACATGATTATGGAGTAGGTGACTATGGCAATGGCTATTGAGTCCACCgccacctttggcacaagaTCCAAGCGTGGCAGCATGGGCTCCGGCAAGCCGCTGGGTATCGTACCCACCGGGTTCACCTTGTAGTCGACCTGCAGGTTAAACCACTTGGAGATCAGGGTGCCACCGATCACCATGATCAGCTCGGCGGGCAGGGGGAAGCGACACTGTTTACTCAGGCGTGGCTTTAGGATCTCATTGCAGATCATCATAAATACAATCACGGCCATGCAAAAGCCAAAGTTCACAAGATTCGTCTCCGGCACGCCCTTAATTACATCGATAACACTGTATATGATCTTAAAAGCGCCCTTGTAACGGGGCACTGAGATGCCCAGGACATCTTTTAGCTGGGCGGTGACCACGTGGCAAGCTGCAGCTGTGGTGAATCCATTGACCAGGGGCTCACTGAGCAGGGACGACAGGGTTCCCAGTCGTAGAAAAGCCATCAAGAGctgaaaaagaagacaaattaatgaaattttctATACCAAAGTGATTTCTAAAATAAACTTACATTCACAATGCCAACGGTGAGGGCCAAAGTGGTTGCCACCTCCAACTTCGTGATGGGATCCGCAATTACAGTGGAATTCAACAGCTGAATCGTCGATGCAGTTGTGGCCTCGAAGACTGAAAGAGGTGATGCGCTGGTTGAGGTAGAAAAGTCCGTAAGTACTGAAGAATTCAATGGCAGAAGAGGTGATGCCGTGGCTGTCCCATTCGACAGCAACACCGATCCATGCGGGTGGTCATCCACATTTGCGTACGAGTCCACCACCTTTGCCGTCATCATGCTGGCCACCGCAAAGGTGCCAATTGAGATGTGCTTGGAGGTGCCCAGAAACATGTAGGCCAGTACTGGGAACACGGCCATATAGAGACCATTGCCCGCCGAAACTCCTGCCAGAATACCATAGGCCATGCCATGGGGTATGTTCATAATGGCGACGGTGAAGCCGGCGATAATGTCCCCAGGAAGATCTCTCCTGGGTGAATACTGAGGTAACCATTGCAGGATGGGGATCACGCCGGTGAAGAGTGCGAAGAAGTTCCAGCCCTTCCAGCAGTTTTGCAGGGAGGACGGTATGCTCTTGTCCCGGGCCGCATAGCCCGTTTGCTTGATCACCACCTCGTGGGTCAGCACATCCCGGTGGATGCTGTACTTTGGCTGATTCTTTGGCTTACTTGGTGCACTGCCACCATTTCCGTTTGTGTTGTTATTGTTCAGTGGCTTGGCTCTGCAAGAAATGGGATTTTACTATCTCTCTTTATAAAACCTTATCCTTAATTAAAACTTACTCTGGACTCTCTTTGTCACTAGGCATTTTGGCTAAATCTTCCACTACTTCTATGTCCTTTTGTTTCCTACCGCGTTCCACATTGGTGTCTGTGAAAGGATGGATGCAAAGGTCGCGTTGGAACTGCAACTGCCTGAAGCGAGAAACTGGACAACTTAGATCCGAATCAGCGGCTTTGGGTTTCTTGGGTATTGTTCCAGTGGGTCTGGTTGAAGGGTTCTCTTTCCGTACAATAGGTATTAATAAAGTGCCGGCTTCGTTGTCGATATGTTGATCCTGGGAACTATTGTCTATTAGTAAGTGACGCCGCCTCTTTTGACGATCGTGCAAGTCTTTTAATCGCTTCCAAGCTCCTTTGGGCAAGGTTTTAAGATGGTGTTTTGGTTTCTGAAAAGCAAATAAAGTATTAGTTTGATAAACGTTCTTTaagattaaaatttaataacattaGGGTTCTACATTTTGTGGATACATGTCAACAAACGGCTTTAAGTTCAACATTCTTTAAGACATTCGACCTCTTGTATTCTTTAGAACTTTAGAATTATTTTGGAAATTTATAATCAAagacttatttttaaaatacggAATCTTGACTTTCATCTTATCTGAAACCAttgaaataacttttttgaaTGTGCTAAAAATCTTTAAGTGCTTGTtctaatttgtttctttatcaCCATTGACACCTTAAAAGCAGGAGATAGTAAACGTTGGAAAATTTTCGACAATTCACTTTGAACATATAATCTCAAACACTAAACCGAGTATTTCACAACATCAGTTAGATAACATCTACCAACCACGAACAATTAGCATCACTTTCGAAGAAAAACCACAGGCATCTTTAACTGCTAACCTTATCACCCACCGCGCACGACTGAAGCATCTATCATCACCGACAGatctttaaatataatatccACAAAATCGTGAACTTTTTCGGTTAAAATGAATCATGATTTCATAGCGAATGCTAATAGGTTTAATTATTTGATCAACATGCGTTCTCTGGGTGGTCGCACATTTTTGACTAAATTTGTAGAGTTCCCCGCCAAAAATATTCTGTATAGGCTtttattacgcatacgcagcgTTGACAACCGCCTTCTGTTGACGTATTTTCTAAAGATGTTCATCATCAATTACCGTCTAGCGAAAGCCACTTGCTAAGTGCTCAATAAAGTACCGTACACTTGCGATAAATAGGATAACAGTAGAGGGCATTTTGCGCATTCTGTCATTCGCTTCATTGGCTCAAACCATAAAAACCCATAATAATCGGTTCATGGTAGATAACTTTTATAGCCAATGTCTAAGCAACCACCCACAATTGACAGTTGAAGGGTTTATAATGAACAAATAGTGTCAATAGGAGGATAACAAAAGCttggtaaaaataaatttactgGATTATATAGAAGTTAGAACCCATACTGGGGTTACTTTGTGCTATTCATAAAATcgtattaaataaaaatggaataatggaatttaatatttaagtatTTACAATGTAAATTGAACACACATTCAAGCTACATTAAAGACTTCAGAATATTTAATCAATGTGGATCAAAGGTTGTAATCCCACACCCGCCATAACATACAACTACACTCTTTAGTTAGCCTACAAAGCCCCGTTACCAACTGACACAATTCCTGCTAAGTGACCATAAAATGGCACTCCATCATCCAAAGTAAACAACTTCATAAACCGGATCTACGAAGCGGCTGCCAGACACACCAACAAAtaacacaaaaatatattttgaaagctGTGTTCGGCAACGCCACTTGCATCATGTATGTTCATTAGTAGTACTTCCCCAGTTTTTGTTTAGTCAAAATCAGTTGAAACCTTGCTGCCAATGTCAAGTTCAAAATTTTGCGAGGTGATTGAGAAACCAAAAATACCCCCAGTTATATGCTAAGTATATGGAATCAATCAGAAGATCAAAAGATCGCTGGCCTATCGAGATCAACTGTCTCAAATGCATTTGCATTTCAAATTAAAGCGTGTGAATTGAATATGATAGGTTTGGGCTTACACGGTAAAAAATAACCCAACAACATAAAATTAGGATGAACtcgaaaataaaacaaaaagtctgctaaaatattaatataaatatataaataaagggtcatagaaatataattattaataggTCGTTTCCTTGGAATTCGTTACCGAATCATCTAAAAATTGTACGTTCAACAAGATCGTATCGCCAAAATTGGTACCCTTAGTTTCTCTGTAATTGTGGGGCTCTCTCTCTTTTTCGCTTAATTTTCGAAAGTAATGACTAATCCGATCTTATCCATAAAAAACGAgcttattatatatatatagaacaAACACCTCGAATCCGGTTTAATTGTGATGCCCCTGGTTTATTGTAGTATTGCCGGCAATTGCGGGGCACTCATTAGTACTACCAACGAACCGGTTACTGTGGAAACAGAGTGCAAAAAACGGGATCCCGCATTTGGCCCAGACCAAAAAGCTTATGCAATGGGCCCAAACGCACATGACCAAAGCGAGATTAGCCCAGAAGGGAACCGAACGGAAGGGTAAAGCCGCTATATATAGGGGGTGCACAAGTGCCATAGTTAAAATCGCCGCTGAATTCTTATCGAAAGTGTCCACTTTGCTTATCAGCAGCACGAGCACTGCCATCAGCCCTCGTTAATCAATGTTTTAACCTCGGCACAGAGACAAACCCGCCATTTCAGCGAACTAAAACATGTGGGTTGGGGtcttctttgatgacaattttatataaatcgattattttattatttttatatatttaagttagATTGTAACCTTTTAAGAACAGCTACGCAAGTACTTTAAAGTATAGCTTAATGTGTCAGTCggtaaaattttaatattttttcgaCATATACTTAAGGTTGTGATAAAAGGATTTATGCATCAAAGCATTTTTTAGTAAGACACATAATACTTGCGGTGTTTTTagtataattatattatctGTTTGAGTATCAGTTTATAAGCTCTATGAAATTTAAATAGAACAATTCGGCGGTTTGAAGGTTGAGGAAAGTCAAGTAGAACATGAAATATTAATGAAAATACTACAGcaattaaaagttttgttcTGCTGTGTAAGTATTTTCTATTGTAATCCTATTGAAGTGGAATCTACGGGCAGGTGTGCACCGATATATTGACCCTGTTCTTATCAGTAACTAATGGCCATGAAATAGTTACAGTTAGCGTCAGCATTCCCCTTTTTCTAGTCACCATATGCAGTGCTTTTGGTATCATATTATTGATTGCGTAAGTGGAAAACCAAATGTCAGAGTTATCGCAGACAATTTTGAAGTGAACTTTGGTATATTAAATCGGTGATACGTACTTCAATCATGATGATTGATCCGCTGTGACTTTTACTGACGTACTTGAATCGACTTCTTTGTTGAGGCTAATGAAGAAAACTGAGGCAAATACTAGAAATGGAATCTGATCCCGGGGCTCTGTTCTCCAAATTCAGCTGATGCTGTCCGCTTGATGTGATAAAAATGACGTTGAAGTACATAAACGGgtatttcttagcaaaataTTTGTCTGGCTATGGGGAAAATTTATGGAGCACGCGAGcttttttataaactttaCTTTTGATAGAAATAATGAGAGAGTTAAACACCAGCAATCCTTTTATTAACTTGACTTTATTACTAagcaaaattatattttagaaGATAATAGCTATGTAAATAATTGTAGTAATATTTATCTAGTAAGTGCGTTGTCTGATTCATTCATGCCAAACAGTTATGAGTGTACGACAATCGAAAGTAAAATGAGTCATTTTTTATAAAGCCCAAAATAGGTTGATAGAAACGTTGATAGACAATGGGTTACCCCTTTAATATGTAAATTCTTGAACATATTGGGGTTTTGATAGAAAGAAAATAATACTAAACTCATGTCAATCAAAGTTCAAAATACTTGATTAACTTTCTAACCTAATTTTAGACCCCTTGCTGAAATAGCAAATATTATGTTCTGTGTAACAATTCCCAGCGTTTGAAATAAGGTCAAAGCTCAAAACGTCGACAGACGTTGTCTTTGGGGTGGGATCACGAACTATATGCGGCACGCCCTTATCAGCGGATTAACCCTTTCTGGTGGAATCCAGTTTCATCATCGATTTGACCACAGAACTGCCCCTACACCATGTTTAGCTCCCGTTTAGATACGAACTGCATTCATGTTCGTGGGCTGGACTTTGAGTTTCCCTTGTTCAGCTTCTGTGGAAGTGCTGTTGCGGCAGTTGGCAGATTTTTTATATCTCTTTGTTTAGATTTCGATTGTGCggcatttatttgtttttctgcGGTAGAGCCAGGGGTTGACGGGGAAAATCGGGGAAGCATTGGGGCTgcaatattttccattttccctaTTGTGCGCACGCACAAACTTCTGACAACGCAAtggaaacaaaaaaataaaaatcaattgaaacattgtttaattgatcaaaaatatatttgagagcGCGATGGTATAACTCGAAAATGAAAAGTATCTCTGTTTATAGAGAGAATATACACAAGTCAAGCAATTtatgtttatattatattaatgttattaaagtaaaatattacattttatatttaaattagaattttactataaaaatTAAGCTTTTTGTCTAtcactaaataatttaatCCCTTTCAGCTGCAGTTTCTTGGTTTTTACTATCGAATTATTAGTTATCTTTTGACCCAAAACATGTGTGAAATTTGAGAgttttacttttgtgctcAAGGCCCCGATTAAACGCAATCTTTACAGCTCACGTATAACTGATAATGCTGCAAATAATCAGCTTAAATTAGTCTTTGAGTGATAAGTACGTAAAgtgtttaattttcttttaattttacttaTTTCACATCAATAAAGAGTCATAGAATGCCAAACATATATGCCATAACTCAGAGCTAAGTTGATTTGTCAAGTCATCTTTTTACGGGAATTTTTTGGTTGTAATTATAGATTCTAAAAATTATCCATTTTGCTTAATGcataatatatacattttttcagagCAAAAACCAATTAGGCGCCATTCATTATTTGTTTTTCCCAGAGCTGCGGCTTATCAACAGATCCCATTGTATAGAGGGTATTCTCAGCCAGCGACGCGACAGGTTGGCAAAAAGTCACCAAAACGGAAGAGCGACATAAACATGCTATATACGTCTATATATGAGCAGACCATGTTCTACCATACTAGATACACTATATATTCAACCGATGACTGTGTGTCAAGTGCAAGTGCACTAATAGAGAACAAAAAGGAGGGAAAagctaataaaaaacaataaaggCAATTAAAAACCTgataaaatatacaattaattTGATTGTCCCAAATGGACGAGAAATCGAAAGCAAACGGAAATCAAGAAATGTTGGGCAATATGTATAATAATTTCGGGAATGTGGGAACTAGGAATCTCTGCTGGTTTTACCTTAAGaaaactaaattaatttttgttggCACTCAGTTCGTTTGCCAAACGAGTacagctgctgttgttgttgtcgtctATATTGTCGATTTAGATTTGTTGGCACCTTCAACTTTTGATAGCGCCCGTTGCCTTTGTTTTTGTATCACTTGTTGCCAGTAAAATTTTGATTAACACTTTTGTGGCGCATGCATCGCATCCATATATTGAAACTTAAGCACACTTTAGTAACTTTTTGTTCTGCCCACACAATTATCACTTACATAAAACTGGCTAAAAGGCTGGCAAATAAGGCTAAATAGATTTTTAGATCCGCATCCGTTATtgcattaatattaattttctattatttaACCGCACGTCAATGATTTTATTACCGAAAAGCGTCGCTTGCGACACacgaaaaatgttttttttttttgtcgttaTATCTGAAGTTGTTGCTGCAGCTGTAATTGTTGCTAGTGTTGTTGTTGGGGGGTCGAACGCCAAAAAAAGATGCTCGCGCCAAAAGGAAATAGTGGGAGAAACAGAGAAACGGCGAAACAGCGACCGAGGCAAAACAGTAAGTGACCCAGTaaaacgaagaaaaaaatatttaactcaCAAAGCGGCAAAGCTTTCAAATGGAAAGCTTTGAACAGCTGTCTTATCGTTATGTTAGAACGTAAGCAAACGTAAGCAAACCTAAGCAAACGTAAGCAACCGTAAGGCAGATTTCTGCTCTTGCTGCCGAGAGAGAGTAAAAcggaagaaaaaaatattaagcaCACAGCGGCAAAGCTTTAAAAAGCTGCTTCATCGATAGCTTGAAAACAGTATGCTATCggtttttagtatttttagtCAGCCAGCTGGTATTTTCAAGCCGGAACCAGCGCAGTCACACTGAGGAAGAAGCAGAAGGTAGCTATGACAACAAAACAAGTTGTTTCCGATAAATCCTTCACTTTTCACCGGCCGCATTGGGAATATTAGCATACAATAGTGTCACATAAATAAGATCCTCGGAATGGACAAGCCCCAGCTGATCGAGCACCTCCACGAGGCTGTCAACTACACGGTGTACGACACCAAATGGGTGCCTCTTTCCGCCAAGTTCGTGGTTCTTGGCTCCAAGGCCAACGGGCATGGAATCATGGACATCTACGAACTCAACCAGGACAAGCTGGTTAAGGTGAAGTCCGTGGAGAAGAAGGTGGCCTTCAAGTGTGGCACCTTTGGGGCAGCTTCGCTGAGGAACCGCCACATGGCCATCGGGGATTTCGAGGGCAGGCTGCAAGTTCTGTAAGCAAAGTCCCTCCTAAACTTATTGAAACCAGTCTAATTTGCTTTACTTTCAGCGACATGGAGCAACCAGATCTGCCGGTCTACAATGTGAAGGCCCACAGTGGCATCATCAACACCATCGACGCAATTGGCGGCACTCAGATCGATTGTGGAGCCCCGGAAATCGTTACTGGCAGCCGGGATGGCGCCGTAAAGGTCTGGGACATCCGCCAGGGGCAAGCTCCTGTGGTGGACATGTCGCCGCCACCGCAAATGGGAGATGGCGTCAACCAGAGCAGCGCTCGCCGGGATTGCTGGGCCGTGGCCTTTGGAAATACCTACAACGCCGAGGAGCGCATCGTTGCCGCCGGCTACGACAACGGGGATCTGAAGATATTCGACCTACGCTCACTCTCCGTGCGCTGGGAGGCCACCATGAAGAACGGAATTTGCGGCTTAGAGTTCGATCGCCGGGATATTCCTATGAACAAGCTGGCGGTGACCACTTTGGAGGGCGGACTCCTTGTCTACGACATGAGAACCCAGCACCCAACCAAGGGATTTAGCTATGTGGAGGAGCGCAACGCTGGACGGAGCGTGGGCACAAATGGCGTGATCAGCGGTCCAAAGGCCACCGTGTGGGTGGTGCGCCATCTGCCCCAGAACAGGGATATCTTTCTCACGGGCGGAGGAACTGGCTCGATCCGACTGTGGAAGTACGAGTATCCCGACAGGAGGGTCGTTGATGATTCGGATGGCAACAAGCTGGGAGTGGCCGGAACGCTGAACATGGTCAGTGCAGCCACGTTGAGCACTCAACCGGTTCACTGCTTCGACTGGCATCCGGATAAACTGGGCCTGGCCGTCTGTGGAGCCTTTGATCAGAGTGTTCGCGTTTTGATCACCACCAAATTGAACACTTATTAAGTGGAAATCTAAAGGAAGACACCAAGAAACGCCTCATACATGTGATATGGGTTCATGGGTAAAAGCTTaggtttatatttttatgaataacatAGAGAATTTTATTGCATCCTTTGCGAATGTATAAACTTCAACAGAATGTCCTCAATGCTTCAACGCTATTTATTCACGTAAACAGCTTGACCTGAAATAATTTACAAATCAAAACTAGCACATACAGATATAGGTAGACTTCAAAATGAACACAATAAATGTCCtttatcaaataaaaaagctCTTCATTTGTTGGTAACAAATTATTGGAGAACCAAAATTAGAAAAGGTCAAGAAAAACTATGATCTAGGTACATTCATTCGCTCCTGGACTATTTTTGTCAGATCTTCGATCCTCTTTTCCAGCTGCTCCACCTTCTCCGTCTGTTCTGCTGGCACTTCCACATTGATGGCCCTTTTCAGGGCATTCAAACAAGACGTGCCCGCCAGTCTGGCGGAATTTAACTGGGAGGTTATCATTACCTCACTCTCATCCTGGATGTGCTCCTTGATGGCCGCCACTGAGAGTTCGCAGACCTCTAAGCAAAGGTCCAGAGCTTTTAAGGCATGCTCGGACTTGGTTTCCCAGCCCAAGTGCTTGGGTGTATACGCACGATATGATTTTACCAGTTTCTCGGCCTTTTTCAGTGGCGTTGGAGCCACCAAAGCTGCCAGTTCCCAAACAAGAGGGTCATTGCCGTGCTGGATGCTCTGTTGTCCCAGCAGCTTTATGAGTCTCTTGATTAGAGTACCTGAGCCGGCGGGATCCTCCTTGGAAATGCCGTAGACAATTCGGGTGAGCACCTCCTGATCGAGGTAGTGCTGCTTAAGCTCCGCCATTCGCTGGTATGCTCGCATGGCATCCTCCCAGTGGGAAGTATCCACGGACACCAGCATGTAGTTTTCCCAAACCTTCCAGTTGCTGTAATTGCACTTCAGGGCTTCACCCAACACGCGATGTGCCCGCTGTTTGTCACCCAATTTTATCAGAGCCTTGGCCAAGTTGTTCCAGGACTCAAAGCCATTGGGTTCCAGGTGAGTGTAAGCCAGGTAATGCTTAACAGCCGCCTCCCAGCGCTCCAGTTGGATGGCGCAATAGCCGCAGCGCAAGAGGATCGCCTCCTGCAGGTTGTTTATCTCGAGTGAGATCTCAAAGTGCTCCATAGCCTGGGTGTAATCTGCACTCCTGTAAAAGTAGTTCCCCCAATAGGCTTGCGCTTTGCCACTCGTTTTCTTGGAATGCAGCCATGCCTCCTCGTAGAACTTGGGCTCATCGATGGCGT
Encoded here:
- the LOC119553663 gene encoding WD repeat-containing protein 92, which encodes MDKPQLIEHLHEAVNYTVYDTKWVPLSAKFVVLGSKANGHGIMDIYELNQDKLVKVKSVEKKVAFKCGTFGAASLRNRHMAIGDFEGRLQVLDMEQPDLPVYNVKAHSGIINTIDAIGGTQIDCGAPEIVTGSRDGAVKVWDIRQGQAPVVDMSPPPQMGDGVNQSSARRDCWAVAFGNTYNAEERIVAAGYDNGDLKIFDLRSLSVRWEATMKNGICGLEFDRRDIPMNKLAVTTLEGGLLVYDMRTQHPTKGFSYVEERNAGRSVGTNGVISGPKATVWVVRHLPQNRDIFLTGGGTGSIRLWKYEYPDRRVVDDSDGNKLGVAGTLNMVSAATLSTQPVHCFDWHPDKLGLAVCGAFDQSVRVLITTKLNTY
- the LOC119554165 gene encoding sulfate anion transporter 1, translating into MPSDKESPEAKPLNNNNTNGNGGSAPSKPKNQPKYSIHRDVLTHEVVIKQTGYAARDKSIPSSLQNCWKGWNFFALFTGVIPILQWLPQYSPRRDLPGDIIAGFTVAIMNIPHGMAYGILAGVSAGNGLYMAVFPVLAYMFLGTSKHISIGTFAVASMMTAKVVDSYANVDDHPHGSVLLSNGTATASPLLPLNSSVLTDFSTSTSASPLSVFEATTASTIQLLNSTVIADPITKLEVATTLALTVGIVNLLMAFLRLGTLSSLLSEPLVNGFTTAAACHVVTAQLKDVLGISVPRYKGAFKIIYSVIDVIKGVPETNLVNFGFCMAVIVFMMICNEILKPRLSKQCRFPLPAELIMVIGGTLISKWFNLQVDYKVNPVGTIPSGLPEPMLPRLDLVPKVAVDSIAIAIVTYSIIMSMGLTFAKKHGYEVRPNQELFAMGIGNMVGGCFSCIPMACSLSRSVIQDQTGGVSQIASLVSASLVVVTLMWIGPFFGSLPRCVLAGVIIVALKPMFMQAKELKKFSKQGKLEMFTWISTFLCVVIIDIDIGLLIGICISLLALYIKGLKPYSCLLGYMPEAPGIYMDLNQHRNAMQVPETRIFRYSGSLNFATSLFFRRALFEAVGLDKIPLTRISSSNSNSPSRGSKSSYSPVSQNGGKAVNGQLEESPGAFKVLILDFSMLGHIDVAGCRTLTDISKELKVRGARLLLASPVDRVYDTLVHSMALSEGPFEIFPTLHDCVEYANACRTA